The Cryptomeria japonica chromosome 2, Sugi_1.0, whole genome shotgun sequence region CAAACTCGTGTTATGTTTGGATGcgtgtgagagaaagagagatatggGAGAGATAGATCCAtatgtagagagggagagggagagatgaagaaGGAGATATATAGATAATGGGTGATATAGAGAGGGACAAACCAAGAATGTGTGTGTCTATGAGTGAGACaaaaatatagagatagagataaagagagggaaatAAGGAATATGTGTGGGAGAGTGATAGAGAAATATGTGAACAttaagaggaagagggagagaaatatagaTATAATGGGAAAGAGTGAGGgggaggagaaagagagagatgcaTGAATAGATAAGGAGATATAGAATCATGTTTGGATAGAGATATAAGGAGTCtaaagagagggggagatggagatagagatatagaggaaaACATAAAGAAGCAAGGATATAAaaatagagatggagggagagagaaataaggagatagagagagggatacACATAAAGAGACGGACATGAGGATAGGAAGGAGTGGGGGAAGGAGAGATAGGGGGATATAGAGAGACAAAGGGAGGTAAAGGGAGatagataggtagagagggagagagaagaggaggagagaggggaaagataggtagagagagagagagagagagagagagagagagagagagagagagagagagagaggtgcaagaGTGAGAAAAATATCTcaaaaatttattaatataaagataTTATATAAATTTGAGATATATTAtacattattttaaataatataattaaaaatatataatatatatgatattGTATGTGTATTTAATTCAAATAATACTATCTATAaaaatatataacatatatatatgatatttatATTCAATATCTATAATTATGATTTAtatgtaataaaaatataatttaaacatatattttaataaaatcaatATATATTTAAAACTCTTCGCCATGCTGTGATTCAGTCGGAGCCTCTGTGGATATTCTTTGCTGGAGAAATGGCATCGTTGAGGAAGGTCGAGCGCCTGTGTAGGGCACGACCTGCATGAGGGCTTCGGGCTTCTGCATGCCGGTCTCCTTGGTCTCTTTCTTGCTGCATGTTCATGGGCTTGGGTGTGGGATCGGTGGAGAGTTTTCGGGCCCAGAGAATCATCAAAATcataagtttatttatttatttattaggaaTAAGGCTGCGACTTGCATGAGGGGGCTGCTGGGCTGCAACCTGCACGAGGGGGTTGCTGCTCTTACATGTGGCCGATATTGAAATACATCAGAAACTACATTACTGGATTGTTCCTCGAAACCGCATCAAATATTGGTTCGTGACAGTTTTTCAAGCAGGAACTAGCAAACAAAGACATCGTTTGACAGGCTGTGACCTGCATGAGGGGGTTGCTGCTCTTGCATGTGCCCGATCTTGGACAGCGCAATCATGAGGAGTGATTTCAGTAGATGGAAACCAACTGAAATCCAAAAGAGTGTATTGAACTCCAAATTCGCGAGCGGAACAAGAAATCAATCTTTGGAGGAAATAAACCACATTACTGCAGAGCTGCAGCGTCATGGACTTGTGGAAGGAAAAAATGTGTTCTTCTGGTTTCAGAATGCCGCATGTAGAGATAAACAGAAAAAAGAAAAAGCAGAATCATGTGATAGATGGAAAGAGGAAAAAGCAGTATCATATGATGATTTTTCTGAACAGCAAGTGCATGGCGCTAGGATTGATGATTTTCAGGAAATGATGGCACCGGTCCTTCCTCACAAGTAGATGCGATGGGCAGATGTGCCATTTGACGACCATGATTTGGCTCAGTTACAAACTTCTGATCATTCTCCTCAATGGGTTGTCAAGGATGGTCGCTGGCGtgacttggcttatgacaaattcctgtcggcttcGTCATATTTTCGCAGATTTACAAGTAATTCTGTTCCAAAACCTTCGCgttcttattataaatcttatgttcccaaggcattaatatttcagGGCATTCTGGGTTCTCATCCTGTTGATTACCCAAAGACTCCTTTTaagcattttcattccttttttggttctaaaaaaccTAGGAAGCATAGATATGTTTCGCCTCAACTGCCATTCGACATTTGTGATGGCTCCCCATGTTCTGatggtttttccccattagcttcttctggatctccctcccatcttatgtcacctggccaaataacactttggttttgaaccctcacttcctttcttccTCGAATGACATTCATGCTACTAaacgagctcccttccatccaaatccacttccccataactctccctctGCATTTTCCAATTCAATAAGGGGTAATCTGCATTCTTCTATGCAGTATAAGGTTATATTCTCCGATTACATGATTCAGGACTCTATGAAGTTATTGCATTCTACTGCCCTCATTGGCAAGCTTCTTTCTCCGGTTTCTTTTGGTAAATtgttaacatgggcaaagtctaattgggatggtatgaaggatttatttctgtttgataaagattctctatatttcactgtgatttttgattttgaaaagtatagggattgtgtgcatagatttaaagggtgcttttgttttgggataggaatttttacctatgcttggtctcctcattttgatattcaatcggcaaagccacagtttatgcccttctgggtaacttttctgggtcttcctttggagtatcgtgatatgtatatggttgaaatcctggcaaacaaattgggcatctttattaagcatgatttagttcctttcgaACGACCCCATCTTCTGGTTAGGGTCTGTTTGTTATTAAATCTGTCTAAACCCATTCCCTCTGAGATtactatttgctccaaatatggtgCGTGGATTCAGCCTGTGGTGATTCAAGATTCGATTGCTATTCATTCTTATGCTTcgttacttggccatttcacctctcGATGTTGTGGTGAttttgatgcacctttacaagtttgttcagatttttcaTCCGGTTTTCACCAATGTTCCCtttttaaaagtaaggatcgtcagtctttaaaggatcataatgttaaggatttTGCTCCTTTACCTCTTTTTGTTACATCTCTCGTTCCTTTTTCTGGATATAcagtatgtgatgtgcctttgaCAGATTTTACTTTTCTTTGCTCTCTGGCCGTGTTCTTCTTTGTTCTGTCTGCCATTCATTGGTTTTGTTCTATTTCTTCAAACTCggttaagtttcttcctagtcctttcaaggattattggtcttctaaattttgttttgaaccttttctgtTCTCCTCTGCGAGTTTTTTTCAAATTCCTTGTCCTTCGGTTCcgtttccaaaattgttgttaccttcgaATGGTTTCACAAATCATTGCTCTGTTAattcttctccttgttcttcttttgtgggtctggcggatgataccaaaattgttcatagtttgatttttgatagtgattcttttttgcccattccaaggtctccttctcctctttcaatttctgaagagaagattcagcttattgcttcagatattttattttcagtttcttctgatctatttgatgagattgttgcaaaggaatttcctaaattttctttttcttctgcatcTGCCTCTCTAGGgcctgtccatgatggttgtcatgtttcctcttctcagccaaattcagttgaaggtgtggatgcgaatcttattgatagtccttcttcaactgttcctaatgtgtatggatttgatttctctcagaagtTAGCCTTGGAGAAATCTCCTTTTGTTtccccccctattgttaaaactcctaagaagaggggtcgaaaaccaaaattggctaaaatcaaggaggagattgcggctggtattcaatccactattgtagagaatttttcttcccaagtcaaaacaaggagggcatgttgctctccttgtgataaatgaggattttatcttggaatgtctagggcttaaatgcccctgacaaaaggggaaggatcaagaaatttcttgattcttcaaaagtggatcatcttattgcaagagtctaaactttctcaggattcttttgataacataatttccaaatggtccctttggaaagctactcatgttccttctttgggtgcttctggtggtcttataactttatggaatcctaaatcagtcaaagttgagatgttatcttttgcttctcattggtagttgttaaaggttgactagtttgaagtctcttttgttctgtttaatatttatggtccgactTCTCCGTCAGATAAAACtaacttatgggattccttatctgaattgtttttacgatatgatgatttttttattgtgcttgggggtgattttaatgctctcctttcctcaaatgaaaaaagagggggtaatcctacagctcagaaggctattgatgacttttcttcctttgtacaaaatagtgcgttattcgatattttcccttctaatggttctttcacttggactaataggagatctaaatgccatATTGCTTCTTGCCTTGACaaatttcttatttccctaaacctacgtttgagcaacttttccttttcttctgagattcttatctcctcagattctgaccatttcccaattttgctcaattttgataaattggatcatattccctctgttagaccttcttttaagtttgagaaaatgtggttcactcatcctcattttctctctttattaaagcaatggtggataagtgctccgtTTTGCAACggtactaagatgtttcaattttattccaaactaAAATTTGtaaaatctcaaattatggcttggaataaattggtctttaagaatatttttcatgaaaaagaggcaattgccaatgatttgaagtttgttaatgaggagattattagacatggcactaattcctccactaatgatgctcaaaagaaattgcaagcttactgggagatcctttgctcccaggttgaaatctattggcagcaaaagtctcgtgaggtttggcttaaagaaggtgataggaatactACCTTCTTTCAAGCTGCAGCCAAGCTTAAAAGAGCTGCTTCTACAAtctttagtattaaggattctaagtctggttatgtccttaattcagattagcagattagagaggagggggtgtctttttttaaggaattgttatctccttctttttcttctacctctatggatcatcatgtggatttgcttttagattctatctcctcccttgtttctcataaggataatgactttcttatgaggcctttttcttcaGACgagcttcattttgttgttttttccatggcccctgacaaagctccgggtcctgatgggtttactatcttgttctttcagaaatgttgggattttattggttttgacttattaatggctttggaagagtctaggaggggtgggtatatccttaaaatttttaacatcacttatattgcccttatctcgaaatctaagaatccccaaacttttgctgaatttagacccatttctttgtgcaactctatttacaaaatcttcaccaaggctatttatttaagacttaaaattctccttcctcatatcatctctcctcaacaaggaggttttgttctgggTCGAGAAACTCACGAGGGAGAAATTGtttctcatgaaactttacattccataaattcgtccaatatcccagcttttgtggtcaaacttgatatgatgaaggcttatgataaagtttgctgggcttttttgctcaaagttttgagaaaatttggtttctctgaaagctggtgtaaatggatcaagagttgtatttctactgcttcattttctgtcatcattaatggagctccctctggatacttttcttcaacccaaggtgttagacaaggagatcctttatctcctttcttatttatcattatggcagaagcttttagtcgattggttattaagaaaagggatctgggcttttggcaaggggtattaattcctaactctgatattttagtcactcataacctttttgccgatgatacacttttatttgggtcgtCTTCTATTCAAAAgactactcatattaaatttattctggatacttatactgttggatctggccaacagattagcccccataaatccaagatcttcatttttaatactccttagttggtggctgatagacttgtgaatatcttaggtttcctagtagactctcttccttctacctatttggggattcctttctttatgggatctgctaagtcttctttttggaattcggttattgagagacttaaatctcgtatttctgcttggaaggctaggtggttgtctctttcaagtaggatacttctcattaaaacggtcctatttgccattcccaattactatatctcagttcttcaagctcccagatcagtcatctcccaaattgaaaagattattcgatcttttctttggaaaaataacatgacagaagataaaaagattccactgatttctttgaccaagatgtctctttccaagcaagttggtggtgctgggattcaagacttatctaaaagaaatagggcttttgggggcaaactagtttggtctatgtatattaagccccaatctttgtggtgccaaattatgcaggctaagtatttggattcccagaatcctgctaggatcttcacaatttctaatcctccacatgggtctgctatttggaactttatgatctcatgtagggaagtggtctctaattttctctcctggcaggtccattcgggggaggatattattttttggaaagattcctggaatggctttccccctctttcgcaacatgattctcttgcttctgtttcagttgttctttctcaatcatggggagctAGATtagttgattatgtagatagtgttgatttgttttctcacaaggtctcatggaaggatccctctactctgccattgcccttgcaggaaattcaaaattttaaatttgttttgcaagaccgagtggctttcctttctaacatcaaagatcaacttatttggtgcccttctaaatcgggaaactactctgttaaagaaggatattttgttgttcaacaaatggccaatcaaaatattcctcatcgggcctttttgttctgttggaataaATTAGTATTACCTAAAGCTAGTGTTTTTTCCTGGCTCGCGCTGCAAATataattttgactagtgatcgtttagtcaaatttaatattgcaacctccttttcttgtgtcttatgtggtaaagttattgaagatgtcaatcatcttttcttcattgtgagtttacgagtagttgttggcattttgtcctccaaaagttatctctttcattccctttacctttatctttatgggacatgtttcagtcttgacCAGTTTtctattcatcttctctatttgcttgtttgtggtttataattcgctcttcagtcatatgggccatttggtgggaaagaaacaagcgcatttttagatgaGACTCATTGGATTTatcggttgttcttgggattttggaaagaagtattattgagcaagttaatgctcatgttcagaaatattttaatatgaattcaaaATTCTCTTCTTGGGATAATTTTATGATATCTTCTTGGAAAAatatcattattcctgtatcacccacctttccaaggattcagaaaacacctgtagacagaaactccataaaatggcatcctcctaatgcctctttttgtaaattgaattttgatggatcctcccatggAAATCCTAGTGATtcgggaatagggatagtttttcgtgatcatttgggttctttattagcattaaaagctatgccaatttctcctggcacaaataatatggtcgaggcttgtgctcttttagaaggtcttgttatggctaaggatttgaatttcaaataccttcatattgaaggtgattcaactattgtcattaatgcttgcaaggcaagaaaagctgataattagcatttctggtatattcttgaacaaatatggactcttcttgatacgtttgagcacctcatcatctcacatgtttatcgtgaaggtaatgcattggctgattgcctcgctaatatgggttgtgacaaaactgttattgattcctctcaatTGGGGGGTGagttgatgagcttcccaaacctattaagtatagtcTGTAGAGAGttgagtatttaatctttcttattatatgattgcttgtttatacgagttgatattctcttctcttggtgatgtatttcttttcataattccatttggttttgatttgaggtactttgctttacttgatcatcacttggcattcattaatgatgagttggttgttattgatgttgttcgtgtgtttggtactctcttctggtgcgaaatctggagatattgattttcacattgggaatccgtccttcatatgccatttaaagtttggcgtagcgttgttttcatgattatctttgtacgtcgcttcttttggtttgttagatttttatgatatatctcctctttcttttcatttacgacataaaaattttgggcttcatttgtctctagcatttccgcattcacctcttctcctttggcatttgtctataatggtggactgcagatctcatgtcgttggtgtcagtcatgttttggaaccttgcgtttcttgtaaattctctacgttctgtagtatatatatatattttggttgcagttgttttttggtgcaggggcgtgtcaattctggttgcaggagttctttgttgcagggccttcaagatatcccaggaacctattttgtaaataagcttgcatgctcctattctgtaaaatgagcttgcatgctcctatttgtaaatgagcctgcatgctcctttgttgatctttattttgtaactagctccggctagaggattgttcactacttctcttatatagtcatgttgatgagcaatgaccagagtttttcttgctgtttcttttctctgggagctcagtttgaatcagtttttaaatatattgtaaaaattatatattattaataaaatatatcaagtggcattgccaccttgtcaaaaaaaataaaaataaatataaaattatatatatatatacgtctgtttattttaattaatattagatgAGAAAAATATTACATATGTTAACtatctattataattttttatattatagaaaaatataaattatatataaaaatagcaataaatgttaaatatataatacttaatatctaattaattaaaaataaatacaataattaACATTATATAAGCTATAATATATAATGATAAATTGAATTTACTAATTTTATATAATCTAAAAAATCTTCATGTTTAAAAACATGTAGAACACACAACAACAAATTAAAAACTATAAATCAGATGACTTGTTTTGACAATATGATTCCTCCTTTAGTCATTAAAATttcacatataattttttttattaagctTTGTCTCATTCAACAATGTTTGCATTGGAAAACAATCAAATATTATTTGTAAaagtaaataataaaaaaaatataaaattaaaatgtaTTCTCATAGCTAGTATGCTAGTATGCAATGATTTAAATATATTGTTTACATATCAAATAAGTGAAAATGGGAATGCGGCGGCGATtgaacaaagaaaaatattttagtcattaaaaatttattataatatacCTGTTGCACAAACGGTCCTCTCAGACAAAGCACTAAAAAATATTTACGAAACCCTTTTCTAATTTTACTTTTGATTGTGTGGTCATTTCTCATGACCCAAAATCTCTATTTTCTCTCGACGAAAACCATCTCTATTTTCGCCATTAGTTGTAGGAAAAATCCATGTTGATGAAAACGAATGGTGTAGATACATTCAATGGTCTTGCACTCTACGCAGACGATATTGATCGTTGATTGTCCAACTTAACTCGATGCCCTCACATAAGAAACGCCTTTGGCGTAATTATAGTGATGTTTTCTTTTATTGTACATAGAGAATATAAATGTGAGCAATTTACAAAATGAAAATATGGCATCACTTTAACAAAGCAAACCCCACATTGTAATTGTACATGGTTTCTCGCCAAATTATGAGAGATTATATTTCATGTAAGGCCTATGTCCATAAAAAATGTCGCTATGCTACCCAAACATGGATCTTAGGTTCACATGGCCTATTAGGCAAGATATTCTTCACTACATAGTTGGTGTAAATTATCTTctgtgaatttaatgaatttcacaATCGCGAAATGCATTCTTACATAACAGGGATGTTGGGTGCCATCACAAATACAGTTTGAAATTTACTAACAAAACAATCATGCAAATGCTTGAAAGTTGAAGGAGGttgattattattatattaaaagaAAGTGACTTCTCTCCTATCTTAAAAGAATAGCTTTTCTTTAtgcttaattatttttaattatttctgCAACTATAATCTTTCATTTTTATCACATCCCCATGATAAATAGGACAAAAGTTTATTAATGACTTACTATTTTAGTGAAATTTATTGGCAACATTCCATAAACACATTCAAAATTGGTGGATGTAATTAAGTTAAGAAAATTTGAGCATAACAAAGTTTTTAAGAAG contains the following coding sequences:
- the LOC131860215 gene encoding WUSCHEL-related homeobox 6-like, whose protein sequence is MRSDFSRWKPTEIQKSVLNSKFASGTRNQSLEEINHITAELQRHGLVEGKNVFFWFQNAACRDKQKKEKAESCDRWKEEKAVSYDDFSEQQVHGARIDDFQEMMAPVLPHK